Sequence from the Egibacter rhizosphaerae genome:
ACCAGGGTCATGCCTGCGTCGGCGGCGAGGTCGACCGCGAGGCTCGTCGGCGCCGAGACCGCCGCGATCGCCGGGATCCGCGCCCACAGCGCCTTCTGCACGATCTCGAACGCGATCCGCCCGGACACCATCAACACGTGACCGCTGGCCGGCAGCCGTCCCTCGAGTGCGATCGTGCCGATGACCTTGTCGACGGCGTTGTGCCGGCCGACGTCCTCCCTGAGCGTGAGGAGCTCCCCTTCGGCGGTGAACAAGGCGGCCGCGTGCAGCCCCCCGGTCCGCTCGAAGACCGCCTGCGCTTCGCGCAGCGTGCCCGGCAAGGTGGTGAGCGTCTCGGCGGGGATTTGCAACGGATCGTCGACGACCGGTTCCAGCCGCTTGCGCACCACCTCGAGGCTGGCGGTTCCGCAGATCCCGCACGACGAGGTCGTGAAGACATGGCGTCGCAGTTCGGGTGGCACCGCCCGGCCGCTGTGGGTCGAGAGATCGACGACGTTGAACGTGTTCTCCCCGGTCTCGGGGTCGGTGCCCGCGCAGTAGCGGATCTGCGCCACGTCCCGAGGGTCCGCGACGAGCCCCTCGGAGGCGCAGAACCCGAGCGCCAGCGCGAAGTCGTCGCCCGGAGTGCGCATCGTCACGCTCACGGCCTCGCCGTCGACGCGCATCTCCATCGGCTCCTCGGCCGCGAGGGTGTCGCGGGTCCGGGAGACGCGGCCGTCGTCGATGCGCACGACCGGGCGGCGGGCGGTGACGCGCTCGCCCATCGGGGCCTCCAGGGTCGGTGGGCCCGGTAGCGGGACTCCAGGGTCGGTGGGCCCGGTAGCGGGACTCCAGGGTCGGTGGGCCCGGTAGCGGGACTCCAGGGTCGGTGGGCCCGGTAGCGGGGTTCCTGGACCCCAGGCTACGTCGCACGCGTCGTGTGCGGCACGACGGGTAGGTAGGGGACTAGGGTGCGTTCGCGCCACGTTCGCGCACCGAACCCGAGTCGAAGGAGTCACCCATGGTCGAGCGCAAGGCCACCAACGTCTGGCAGGGAGACCTGAAGGAGGGGTCGGGCAAGACCTCGTTCGACTCGTCCGGCGCGATCCCGCCGGTCGACATGACCTTCCCCCGCCGCGCCGGCGAGCCCGAGGGCTACACCAGCCCGGACGAGCTCATCGCCGCCGCCCACGCGACCTGCTACAACATGGGGCTCTCCAGTGCCCTCTCGAACAACGGTCACCCGCCCGAGCGAATCGAGACCAGCGCGGAGGTGACGTTCACCACCGAGGGTGGGCCGCACATCTCGCGGATCGCGCTGCACGTGCGCGCCACCGTCCCGGGCATCTCCAGCGACGACTTCCTGGAGGCCGCCGCGGCCGCCAAGGACGGCTGCCCCGTGTCCAAGCTCGTGAGCGGCAACACCGAGATCACCCTCGACGCGGCCCTGCAGTAGCGTAGGTCCACGGTTCGACCGGCCCACCGCCGCCGTGGCGGTGGAGTGCAATGGTCGGTGGCTGCTAGGTTCACGCGCGTTCACACCCCGGCACCGGGAACGCCCCGGTGTCGGGAGCGCCCCCGGTGACGGGAACGCCCCGGCGAAGGAACGCCCCATGGGCAACGCGCGACCCCGCCGCTCGGCGATGGTCGTCGGCGAGGCCCCGGTCGTCGGATCCCCGCTCGACCCGCAGGACCCGACCCACCGCGCGAACCGTGAGGCCCTGCTCGAGGCCCTCGACGAGGTCGAGGCTGACCTGGCCGCGGCGCGAGCGGGCGGCGGTCAACGGTACGTGGACCGGCACCGCGCCCGCGGGAAGATGCTGCCCCGCGAGCGGATCGAGTGGCTCCTCGACCGCGACAGCCCGTTCCTGGAGCTGAGCCCGCTCGCGGCCTGGGGCACCGACTACCAGGTCGGGGCGAGTG
This genomic interval carries:
- a CDS encoding OsmC family peroxiredoxin; translated protein: MVERKATNVWQGDLKEGSGKTSFDSSGAIPPVDMTFPRRAGEPEGYTSPDELIAAAHATCYNMGLSSALSNNGHPPERIETSAEVTFTTEGGPHISRIALHVRATVPGISSDDFLEAAAAAKDGCPVSKLVSGNTEITLDAALQ
- the fdhD gene encoding formate dehydrogenase accessory sulfurtransferase FdhD, whose translation is MGERVTARRPVVRIDDGRVSRTRDTLAAEEPMEMRVDGEAVSVTMRTPGDDFALALGFCASEGLVADPRDVAQIRYCAGTDPETGENTFNVVDLSTHSGRAVPPELRRHVFTTSSCGICGTASLEVVRKRLEPVVDDPLQIPAETLTTLPGTLREAQAVFERTGGLHAAALFTAEGELLTLREDVGRHNAVDKVIGTIALEGRLPASGHVLMVSGRIAFEIVQKALWARIPAIAAVSAPTSLAVDLAADAGMTLVGFLRDPRMNVYTGAERVLDHDGAPLVQPAAI